The Claveliimonas bilis genome window below encodes:
- a CDS encoding Nif3-like dinuclear metal center hexameric protein, protein MLCKEVIDVIEAAYPRSYAMDWDNVGLLVGRDDKEVRRIYVALDATDDVIEQAADWRADMLITHHPMIFTGLKRINNLDFVGARILKLIQNDISYYAMHTNYDVLGMAELSGRKMDFGETEVLEVTSREERDEGIGRVADLKTPMTLKELCWLVKDKFHLGAVKVFGDTDQKIKRPAISPGAGKSMIKAALDKKADVLITGDIDHHTGIDAVAQGLAVIDAGHYGIEHIFIEDVRIYLEEKLPGIEAAAAPVCHPFQIV, encoded by the coding sequence ATGTTGTGCAAAGAAGTTATCGATGTGATTGAAGCGGCTTATCCGCGAAGCTATGCAATGGACTGGGATAATGTGGGATTGCTTGTGGGAAGAGATGACAAAGAAGTGCGGCGCATTTATGTGGCGCTGGATGCTACAGATGATGTGATCGAACAGGCAGCAGACTGGAGAGCGGATATGCTTATCACTCACCATCCCATGATCTTTACAGGATTAAAAAGGATCAATAATCTTGACTTTGTCGGAGCCAGAATTTTAAAATTGATCCAGAATGATATCTCCTATTATGCTATGCACACAAACTATGATGTGCTTGGAATGGCAGAGCTTTCCGGCAGGAAGATGGATTTCGGAGAGACAGAAGTCCTGGAAGTGACATCCCGGGAAGAAAGGGATGAAGGGATCGGAAGAGTAGCTGACCTGAAAACGCCCATGACTCTGAAAGAGCTTTGCTGGCTTGTAAAGGATAAATTCCATCTGGGTGCCGTGAAGGTGTTCGGGGACACGGATCAAAAGATCAAAAGGCCGGCCATCTCCCCCGGAGCCGGGAAGAGTATGATAAAAGCGGCTCTTGATAAAAAGGCAGATGTGCTGATCACCGGTGATATTGACCATCATACAGGAATTGATGCGGTTGCCCAGGGGCTTGCTGTCATTGATGCAGGACATTATGGAATCGAACATATTTTTATTGAGGATGTCAGAATATATCTGGAGGAAAAGCTGCCTGGCATAGAGGCAGCAGCCGCTCCGGTCTGCCATCCCTTCCAGATTGTATAG
- a CDS encoding tRNA (adenine(22)-N(1))-methyltransferase, with product MELSKRLSAVAGLVTEGASVADIGTDHGYIPIYLARKCKEGKWIAMDINSGPLERAKEHIREYGLEEKIETRLSDGLSALKPGEVHTMIAAGMGGGLVIHIMEKDPSVTAKIREFILQPQSEISKVRFYLEESGYRIVCEDMVEEDGKYYPMMKAVHGKEEKPYEEEELLYGRELLKRKHPVLKKYLFRERQIREGILGELKKVENERARIREKELEHELKIIERALQRYEK from the coding sequence ATGGAACTATCAAAAAGACTGTCTGCCGTGGCAGGTCTTGTGACAGAGGGCGCCTCTGTTGCAGATATTGGCACGGATCACGGTTATATTCCGATCTACCTGGCCCGGAAATGCAAAGAGGGAAAATGGATCGCCATGGATATCAATTCCGGTCCTCTCGAGCGGGCAAAGGAGCATATCCGGGAATATGGCCTGGAGGAAAAGATTGAGACAAGGCTTTCAGACGGACTTTCAGCATTAAAGCCGGGAGAAGTACATACAATGATCGCAGCGGGAATGGGAGGAGGTCTTGTCATACACATTATGGAAAAGGATCCTTCCGTGACTGCTAAGATCCGGGAGTTTATTTTGCAGCCGCAGTCAGAAATCTCAAAAGTCCGGTTTTATCTGGAGGAGAGCGGCTACCGGATTGTTTGTGAGGATATGGTGGAAGAGGACGGAAAATATTATCCCATGATGAAAGCGGTTCATGGGAAGGAAGAGAAACCCTATGAAGAAGAGGAACTTCTTTATGGAAGGGAACTTTTGAAAAGAAAGCATCCGGTTCTTAAGAAGTATCTCTTTCGTGAGAGACAGATCCGGGAAGGGATCCTTGGGGAGTTAAAGAAAGTGGAAAATGAGAGGGCGAGGATCCGGGAGAAAGAGCTGGAACATGAGCTGAAAATAATAGAAAGAGCACTGCAAAGATACGAAAAGTAA